In the Ilumatobacteraceae bacterium genome, one interval contains:
- the phoU gene encoding phosphate signaling complex protein PhoU, with amino-acid sequence MNDLRHEFHSDLESVRSEIARLGASVVELIPRVTGILLQQDLEGAEYVLRGDDEIDARAIDIEEQALRLLALQAPVAGDLRNLAAALKLAPEIERSADLCCNICKAARRIYGHDLDPKLRGIIQRMSDQAQQEYKNVVEAYMANDEVAAAAIPNMDEYLDDLHRQLIQQIFESHAAGHIDLQVGVQMAMVARFYERLGDHAVNISQRVLYIKTGWLPEHDAALRHKARVGAATSAGDEGAD; translated from the coding sequence ATGAACGACCTTCGACATGAATTCCACAGCGACCTCGAGAGCGTGCGGAGTGAGATCGCCCGACTGGGCGCCTCAGTGGTGGAACTGATCCCGCGGGTCACCGGGATCCTGCTCCAACAGGACCTCGAGGGGGCCGAGTACGTCCTGCGCGGCGACGACGAGATCGACGCCAGGGCGATCGACATCGAGGAGCAGGCGCTCCGGTTGCTCGCGTTGCAGGCTCCGGTGGCCGGCGACCTCCGAAACCTCGCAGCTGCGTTGAAGCTGGCACCGGAGATCGAGCGTTCCGCCGACCTGTGTTGCAACATCTGCAAGGCGGCGCGCCGCATCTACGGACACGATCTCGACCCGAAGTTGCGCGGCATCATCCAGCGGATGAGCGATCAGGCGCAGCAGGAGTACAAGAACGTCGTCGAGGCGTACATGGCCAACGACGAGGTCGCAGCGGCAGCGATCCCGAACATGGACGAGTACCTCGACGACTTGCATCGCCAACTGATCCAGCAGATCTTCGAGAGCCACGCCGCCGGACACATCGACCTCCAGGTCGGGGTGCAGATGGCCATGGTCGCCCGGTTCTACGAGCGCCTCGGTGACCACGCGGTCAACATCAGTCAGCGTGTGCTCTACATCAAGACCGGATGGTTGCCCGAGCACGACGCGGCGCTCCGTCACAAGGCGCGAGTCGGTGCAGCGACATCCGCAGGGGACGAAGGCGCCGATTGA